One genomic window of Pseudomonas sp. LFM046 includes the following:
- the moaA gene encoding GTP 3',8-cyclase MoaA encodes MQDNHLLDPFGRRISYLRLSVTDRCDFRCTYCMSEDMVFAPRAQILSLEELYAVADAFIGLGVKRIRITGGEPLVRKGLTSLLARLGAREELEDLAITSNGSQLGHMAADLRRAGVTRLNISLDSLQRDRFAAFTRRDRLDQVLAGIKAAREAGFRRIKLNTVVQKGRNDDEVQDLVAFAVERGLDISFIEEMPLGSISSHERKVTLCTSEEVRERVEQRFPLLPSSYRTGGPSRYFQVIGSETQVGFISPHSRNFCGDCNRVRVTAEGKLVLCLGHEGALDLKALIRRHPGDGQRLRSALIDALRLKPERHFFDSDQQVQVVRFMSMTGG; translated from the coding sequence ATGCAAGACAACCACTTGCTCGACCCCTTCGGGCGTCGAATTTCCTATCTGCGTCTCTCGGTCACTGACCGCTGCGACTTCCGTTGCACCTATTGCATGAGCGAGGACATGGTCTTCGCTCCCCGGGCGCAGATTCTCAGCCTCGAAGAACTCTATGCCGTCGCCGACGCCTTCATTGGTCTGGGCGTGAAACGCATCCGCATCACCGGTGGCGAACCGCTGGTGCGCAAGGGGCTGACCTCGCTGCTGGCTCGCCTGGGTGCCCGCGAGGAACTGGAAGACCTGGCCATCACCAGCAATGGCTCCCAGCTCGGGCACATGGCTGCCGACCTGCGCCGGGCCGGAGTCACGCGCCTGAATATCAGCCTCGATTCCCTGCAGCGCGACCGCTTCGCCGCGTTCACCCGTCGCGATCGCCTGGACCAGGTGCTGGCCGGGATTAAGGCTGCGCGCGAAGCCGGCTTCCGTCGTATCAAGCTGAACACCGTGGTGCAGAAAGGGCGCAACGACGACGAGGTCCAGGACCTGGTGGCCTTTGCGGTGGAGCGGGGGCTGGACATCAGCTTCATCGAGGAGATGCCGCTCGGCAGCATCTCCAGCCACGAGCGCAAGGTCACCCTGTGCACATCGGAAGAAGTGCGCGAGCGCGTCGAGCAGCGCTTCCCTTTGCTGCCCAGCAGCTACCGCACCGGCGGGCCGTCGCGCTATTTCCAGGTAATCGGCAGCGAGACCCAGGTCGGTTTCATCTCACCCCACAGCCGCAACTTCTGCGGCGACTGCAACCGCGTGCGCGTGACGGCCGAAGGCAAGCTGGTGCTCTGTCTCGGTCATGAAGGTGCGCTGGACCTCAAGGCGCTGATCCGCCGTCATCCCGGCGATGGCCAGAGGCTGCGTTCGGCATTGATCGATGCCCTCAGGCTCAAGCCCGAGCGGCACTTCTTCGACTCGGACCAGCAGGTGCAAGTCGTGCGCTTCATGAGCATGACCGGCGGCTGA
- a CDS encoding heme-binding protein — MTTLTLETAVSISNHALSVGRELRTAPLTIAVLDAGGHLITLQRQDGASMLRPQIAIGKAWGAVALGKGSRLIAADAQQRPAFIGAVNNLADGNLVPAPGGVLIRDGQGQVIGAIGISGDTSDIDEQCAVSAVEAVGLKADAGAA, encoded by the coding sequence ATGACCACCCTGACCCTGGAAACCGCTGTGAGCATTTCCAATCACGCACTGTCCGTTGGACGGGAGCTGCGCACTGCGCCGCTGACCATCGCCGTGCTGGATGCCGGCGGGCACCTGATCACCCTGCAGCGCCAGGACGGCGCCAGCATGCTGCGTCCGCAGATCGCTATCGGTAAGGCCTGGGGCGCAGTGGCCCTGGGCAAGGGGTCGCGCCTGATCGCCGCCGACGCCCAGCAGCGCCCGGCCTTTATCGGCGCGGTGAACAATCTGGCGGACGGCAACCTGGTTCCCGCCCCCGGTGGGGTGCTGATCCGTGATGGTCAGGGCCAGGTGATCGGCGCCATTGGCATCAGTGGCGATACGTCGGATATCGATGAGCAGTGCGCCGTGAGCGCAGTGGAAGCCGTTGGCCTGAAGGCGGACGCCGGCGCGGCTTGA
- a CDS encoding transporter substrate-binding domain-containing protein has protein sequence MKPQVLGWLAAGLLCANGASAQTYVIGVEKQNFQPHYWVSDQGEYQGFARDLLDLFARSAGLDFQYQPLPVNQLTQHLLNGSVDFKYPDNPNWAGDLKGGKGIAYSLPVVQYVDGVLVAPKRQGKGVEQLQRLAVVDGWTPWSYQGRIDAGETQVVRSADLGQMIKQAMKQQADGAYYNVVVATYYLDNIRARPGALVFDPKLPHTRGTFNLSSLRYPELIQRFDRFLTEHRQEVDALKARYQVEANLDSEYLGMEQWKIDFLKRQKEKGTP, from the coding sequence ATGAAGCCTCAGGTTTTAGGCTGGCTGGCTGCCGGCTTGTTGTGCGCGAACGGCGCCTCGGCGCAGACCTATGTGATCGGAGTGGAGAAGCAGAATTTCCAGCCCCACTACTGGGTCAGTGACCAGGGCGAATACCAGGGGTTCGCCCGTGATCTGCTGGACTTGTTCGCCCGTAGTGCCGGCCTGGATTTCCAATACCAGCCGCTGCCGGTCAATCAGCTGACCCAGCATCTGCTCAATGGCAGTGTCGACTTCAAATACCCGGATAACCCCAATTGGGCGGGGGATCTGAAGGGCGGCAAGGGCATCGCCTACAGCCTGCCGGTGGTGCAGTACGTCGACGGGGTGCTGGTAGCGCCCAAGCGCCAGGGCAAGGGTGTCGAGCAGTTGCAGCGGCTGGCGGTGGTGGACGGCTGGACGCCCTGGTCCTACCAGGGCCGCATCGATGCCGGCGAGACCCAGGTGGTGCGCAGCGCCGACCTTGGCCAGATGATCAAGCAAGCGATGAAACAGCAGGCCGATGGCGCCTACTACAACGTGGTGGTTGCCACCTACTACCTCGACAACATCCGTGCGCGCCCAGGCGCCCTGGTGTTCGACCCGAAGCTGCCGCACACGCGGGGCACCTTCAACCTGTCCAGCCTGAGATACCCCGAGTTGATCCAGCGCTTCGACCGGTTCCTCACCGAGCACCGGCAAGAGGTGGATGCGCTCAAGGCGCGCTACCAGGTGGAAGCCAACCTGGACTCCGAATACCTCGGGATGGAGCAGTGGAAGATCGACTTCCTCAAGCGCCAGAAAGAGAAGGGCACCCCTTGA
- a CDS encoding nucleobase:cation symporter-2 family protein, producing MTTPTERDTALSPADQRLPLMQLLLVGFQHVLLMYGGAVAVPLIVGQAAGLSREEIAFLINADLLVAGIATIVQSLGIGPMGIRMPVMMGASFAAVGSMVVMAGMPGVGIQGIFGATIAAGFFGLLLAPFMSRIVRFFPPLVTGTVITSIGLTLFPVAVNWAGGGSKAVQFGALEYLSIAALVLGVILLVNRFLKGFWVNVSVLIGMALGYALAGACGMVDLEGLEQTPWFQIVEPLHFGMPKFELASVLSMCLVVVIIFVESTGMFLALGKLTGRDVCPNALRRGLLCDAGASFLAGFFNTFTHSSFAQNIGLVQMTGVRSRYVTVAAGSFLIVLSLLPKAAFLVASIPPAVLGGAGIAMFGMVTATGIKILHEADIADRRNQLLVAVSIGMGMAPVVRPEFFAQLPHWMEPITHSGIAMATVSALTLNLLFNILGEKDRSQHCAAH from the coding sequence ATGACCACTCCGACAGAGCGGGATACCGCCCTTTCGCCTGCTGACCAGCGCCTGCCCCTGATGCAACTGCTGCTCGTTGGTTTCCAGCATGTTCTCCTGATGTACGGCGGCGCCGTTGCCGTCCCCCTGATCGTCGGCCAGGCCGCCGGTCTTTCCCGTGAAGAAATCGCCTTCCTGATCAATGCCGACCTGCTGGTTGCCGGCATCGCCACCATCGTGCAGTCCCTGGGGATCGGCCCGATGGGCATCCGCATGCCGGTGATGATGGGCGCCAGCTTCGCCGCCGTGGGCAGCATGGTGGTGATGGCGGGGATGCCGGGCGTGGGTATCCAGGGCATCTTCGGCGCCACCATCGCCGCCGGCTTCTTCGGCCTGCTGCTCGCCCCCTTCATGTCGCGCATCGTGCGCTTCTTCCCGCCGCTGGTGACCGGCACGGTCATCACGTCCATCGGACTCACCCTGTTCCCCGTCGCGGTGAACTGGGCCGGCGGCGGTAGCAAGGCGGTTCAGTTCGGTGCCCTGGAATACCTGTCCATCGCCGCATTGGTCCTGGGCGTGATCCTGCTGGTGAACCGCTTCCTCAAGGGTTTCTGGGTCAACGTCTCGGTGCTGATCGGCATGGCCCTGGGCTATGCGCTGGCCGGCGCCTGCGGCATGGTGGACCTGGAAGGACTGGAGCAGACGCCGTGGTTCCAGATCGTGGAACCCCTGCATTTCGGCATGCCCAAGTTCGAATTGGCGTCGGTGCTTTCGATGTGCCTGGTGGTGGTGATCATCTTCGTCGAGTCCACCGGCATGTTCCTCGCCCTGGGCAAGCTCACCGGCCGCGACGTCTGCCCCAACGCCCTGCGCCGAGGCCTGCTGTGCGACGCTGGCGCTTCCTTCCTGGCGGGCTTCTTCAACACCTTCACGCACTCGTCCTTCGCCCAGAACATCGGTCTGGTGCAGATGACCGGCGTGCGCAGCCGCTACGTGACCGTAGCCGCAGGGTCCTTCCTCATCGTGCTCAGCCTGCTGCCCAAGGCGGCCTTCCTGGTGGCCTCGATCCCGCCGGCGGTACTCGGCGGCGCAGGTATCGCCATGTTCGGCATGGTGACCGCCACCGGCATCAAGATCCTCCATGAAGCGGACATCGCCGATCGACGCAACCAGTTGCTGGTTGCCGTGAGCATCGGCATGGGCATGGCCCCGGTGGTACGCCCCGAGTTCTTCGCTCAGCTGCCCCACTGGATGGAACCGATCACCCACAGCGGCATCGCCATGGCCACCGTGAGTGCCCTCACCCTGAACCTGCTGTTCAACATCCTGGGCGAGAAGGACCGCAGCCAGCACTGCGCCGCCCACTAA
- a CDS encoding outer membrane protein OmpK, which yields MNAKYLPHCLALSTGLLGGGQAIAGDLLFWQNNSLTYLYGQDYKVNPEIQQTVTFEHADGWKYGDNFFFLDKIFYNGDKDAMVGDNTYYGEFQPRLSLGKIFDQKIQFGPVTDVLLAMTYEFGEGDVESYLIGPGFDLAIPGFDYFQVNFYNRQTDGSRPGDDVWQITPVWSYTIPVGNSDILIDGFMDWVVDNDENDRGTYHANLHFNPQVKYDLGKAMGWGEKQLYVGVEYDYWKDKYGIDSESFLGDEILGGTDQNTASLLVKVHF from the coding sequence ATGAATGCCAAGTATCTGCCGCACTGCCTCGCCCTCTCGACTGGATTGCTCGGGGGCGGCCAGGCCATCGCCGGTGACCTGCTGTTCTGGCAGAACAACAGCCTGACCTACCTCTATGGCCAGGACTACAAGGTCAATCCGGAGATCCAGCAGACCGTGACCTTCGAGCACGCCGACGGCTGGAAGTACGGCGATAACTTCTTCTTCCTCGACAAGATTTTCTACAACGGTGACAAGGACGCCATGGTCGGCGACAACACCTACTACGGCGAATTCCAGCCGCGCCTTTCCCTGGGCAAGATCTTCGATCAGAAGATCCAGTTCGGCCCGGTGACCGACGTGCTGCTGGCCATGACCTACGAGTTCGGTGAAGGCGACGTCGAGTCGTACTTGATCGGTCCGGGCTTCGACCTCGCCATCCCCGGCTTCGATTACTTCCAGGTCAACTTCTACAACCGCCAGACCGACGGCAGCCGTCCCGGCGACGACGTGTGGCAGATCACTCCGGTGTGGAGCTACACCATCCCGGTGGGCAACTCCGACATCCTGATCGACGGCTTCATGGACTGGGTGGTGGACAACGACGAGAACGATCGCGGCACCTACCACGCCAACCTGCACTTCAATCCGCAGGTGAAGTACGACCTGGGCAAGGCCATGGGTTGGGGCGAGAAGCAGCTCTACGTCGGTGTCGAGTACGACTACTGGAAGGACAAGTACGGCATCGACAGCGAGAGCTTCCTGGGCGACGAAATCCTGGGTGGCACCGACCAGAACACCGCCAGCCTGCTGGTCAAGGTGCACTTCTGA
- a CDS encoding 8-oxoguanine deaminase: MAKTLLIKNADLLVTMDGQRREIRQGGMFIEDNRIVQVGPSSELPQSADEVLDMTGKVVIPGLVNTHHHMYQSLTRVVPAAQDGELFNWLTNLYPIWARLTPEMIEVSTQTAMAELILSGCTTSSDHLYIYPNGCKLDDSIHAAKEIGMRFHAARGSMSVGRSQGGLPPDSVVEKEADILKESQRLIEDYHDASHGSMLRVVVAPCSPFSVSRDLMREAAVLARHYGVSLHTHLAENVNDIAYSREKFGMTPAEYAEDLGWVGHDVWHAHCVQLDEHGIELFARTGTGVAHCPCSNMRLASGIAPVRRMRDAGVPVGLGVDGSASNDGATMIGEVRQALLLQRVGFGPDAMTAREALEIATLGGAKVLNRNDIGALAPGMVADFVAFDLNHIAYAGALHDPLAALVFCTPTHVSTSVINGKVVVRDGQLVTVDLPRVLERHNRLARQLVLGE; the protein is encoded by the coding sequence ATGGCCAAGACACTCTTGATCAAGAACGCCGACCTGCTGGTGACCATGGACGGCCAGCGCCGGGAAATCCGGCAGGGCGGGATGTTCATCGAGGACAACCGCATCGTCCAGGTGGGGCCGAGCAGTGAACTGCCGCAGTCCGCCGACGAGGTGCTGGACATGACCGGCAAGGTGGTCATTCCCGGCCTGGTCAACACCCACCACCACATGTACCAGAGCCTCACCCGCGTAGTGCCTGCAGCTCAGGACGGCGAGCTGTTCAACTGGCTGACCAACCTCTACCCGATCTGGGCGCGACTGACCCCGGAGATGATCGAGGTCTCCACCCAGACCGCCATGGCCGAGCTGATCCTCTCCGGCTGTACCACTTCCAGCGACCACCTCTACATCTACCCCAACGGCTGCAAGCTGGACGACAGCATCCATGCCGCCAAGGAGATCGGCATGCGCTTCCACGCCGCGCGCGGCAGCATGAGCGTCGGTCGCAGCCAGGGTGGCCTGCCGCCGGATTCGGTGGTGGAGAAGGAGGCCGACATCCTCAAGGAGTCCCAGCGCCTGATCGAGGACTACCACGACGCCTCCCATGGCTCGATGCTGCGGGTGGTGGTGGCGCCGTGCTCGCCGTTCTCGGTGAGCCGTGACCTGATGCGCGAAGCCGCCGTGCTGGCGCGCCACTACGGCGTGTCGCTGCACACTCACCTGGCGGAGAACGTCAACGACATCGCCTACAGCCGCGAGAAGTTCGGCATGACGCCGGCCGAGTACGCCGAGGACCTGGGCTGGGTCGGCCACGACGTCTGGCACGCCCACTGCGTGCAGCTGGACGAGCACGGCATCGAGCTGTTCGCCCGTACCGGCACCGGCGTTGCCCACTGCCCCTGCTCGAACATGCGCCTGGCCTCTGGTATTGCACCGGTACGGCGGATGCGTGATGCCGGCGTGCCCGTGGGGCTGGGGGTGGATGGTTCCGCCTCCAACGACGGCGCGACCATGATCGGCGAGGTGCGCCAGGCACTGCTGCTCCAGCGTGTGGGCTTCGGTCCTGACGCCATGACCGCTCGCGAGGCCCTGGAAATCGCCACCCTGGGCGGTGCCAAGGTGCTCAACCGCAACGATATCGGCGCCCTCGCGCCGGGTATGGTGGCGGACTTCGTCGCCTTCGACCTCAATCACATCGCCTATGCCGGCGCCCTGCACGATCCGCTTGCGGCGCTGGTCTTCTGCACCCCGACCCATGTCTCCACCAGCGTGATCAACGGCAAGGTGGTGGTCCGCGACGGCCAACTGGTCACCGTGGACCTGCCCCGTGTGCTGGAGCGCCACAACCGCCTGGCGCGGCAACTGGTGTTGGGCGAGTAA
- a CDS encoding nucleoside-binding protein has protein sequence MLRYPALALGAALLSTSPTGFAAEDGKFFEWTSNSVGFRYGQQFTNPNNPDKFSKRIYNFTHADGYRYGSNFFNLDVFLSDSRDPRKGTDHGGSEVYAVYRHQLFASRVFDQPLGTGLVKDYAFTFGFDANRNNNRASAKKRALVFGPTLKLNGAAVLDLSLMYYREKNHSGIPGAKHPDHTFDATYMVNLTWLKPFQLADHDAKFQGFVNYVGEKGEDYFDKDTAPETLMRTSLMFATLPGAKRKPNLWLGVGYEYWHNKFGVDGGRGSRTSTPTVNLEFTF, from the coding sequence ATGCTTCGCTATCCCGCCCTGGCGCTCGGCGCCGCCCTGCTCTCCACCAGCCCGACCGGCTTTGCCGCCGAAGACGGCAAGTTCTTCGAGTGGACGAGCAACAGCGTCGGCTTCCGCTACGGCCAGCAATTCACCAACCCGAACAACCCGGACAAGTTTTCCAAGCGCATCTACAACTTCACCCACGCCGACGGCTACCGGTACGGCAGCAACTTCTTCAACCTGGATGTGTTCCTCTCCGACAGCCGTGACCCGCGCAAGGGAACGGACCATGGCGGCAGCGAAGTCTATGCGGTCTACCGCCACCAGCTCTTCGCTTCGCGGGTGTTCGACCAACCCCTGGGCACCGGCCTCGTGAAGGACTACGCCTTCACCTTCGGCTTCGACGCCAACCGCAACAACAACCGCGCTTCGGCCAAGAAACGCGCCCTGGTATTCGGCCCGACCCTGAAGCTCAACGGTGCCGCCGTGCTGGACCTGAGCCTGATGTACTACCGGGAGAAAAACCATTCGGGCATCCCCGGCGCCAAGCACCCCGACCACACCTTCGACGCCACCTACATGGTCAACCTGACGTGGCTCAAGCCGTTCCAGCTGGCTGACCACGACGCCAAGTTCCAAGGCTTCGTCAATTACGTCGGCGAGAAAGGCGAGGACTACTTCGACAAGGACACCGCCCCGGAAACCCTGATGCGCACGTCCCTCATGTTCGCCACTCTGCCCGGCGCCAAGCGCAAGCCGAACCTCTGGCTCGGCGTTGGCTACGAGTACTGGCACAACAAGTTCGGCGTGGACGGCGGCCGGGGCAGCCGTACCTCGACGCCGACGGTGAACCTGGAATTCACCTTCTGA
- a CDS encoding TetR/AcrR family transcriptional regulator, with the protein MSSIRERNRDLILRAASEEFADKGFAATKTSDIAAKAGLPKPNVYYYFKSKENLYREVLESIVEPLLQASSPFNQGGHPFEVLTAYIRSKIRISRDLPYASKVFASEIMHGAPHLSPEQTEQLNLQAKHNIECIQHWIDQGLMAKVDPHHLLFSIWAATQTYADFDWQISTVTGKANLSDADYDAAAETIIRLVIKGCEVEEKAQA; encoded by the coding sequence GTGAGCAGCATTCGCGAGCGCAACAGAGACCTGATCCTGCGCGCGGCCAGCGAGGAATTCGCCGATAAAGGGTTCGCCGCCACCAAGACGAGCGACATCGCAGCCAAGGCTGGCCTGCCCAAGCCCAACGTCTACTACTACTTCAAGTCAAAAGAGAACCTCTACCGCGAGGTCCTCGAGAGCATCGTCGAGCCGTTGCTGCAGGCATCCTCGCCGTTCAACCAGGGCGGCCACCCCTTTGAGGTGCTCACGGCCTACATCCGCTCCAAGATCCGCATCTCCCGCGACCTGCCCTACGCCTCCAAGGTGTTCGCCAGCGAGATCATGCACGGTGCTCCGCACCTCTCCCCGGAGCAGACCGAGCAGCTGAACCTGCAGGCCAAGCACAACATCGAGTGCATCCAGCACTGGATCGACCAGGGACTGATGGCCAAGGTCGACCCGCACCATCTGCTGTTCAGCATCTGGGCCGCAACCCAGACCTACGCTGACTTCGACTGGCAGATCTCCACCGTTACCGGCAAGGCCAACCTGAGCGACGCCGACTACGACGCCGCGGCGGAAACCATCATTCGCCTGGTGATCAAGGGTTGTGAGGTCGAGGAGAAGGCTCAGGCCTGA